In Candidatus Cloacimonadota bacterium, one genomic interval encodes:
- a CDS encoding Fic family protein: MSSTPRFLPPEVDLETKTVLRKAASAHRYLAELKGISSSIPNQSILINTLSLQEAKDSSEIENIITTADDLYREELFPQFAENASAKEVKNYASALKAGFKLVRDNSLLTSNIIIEIHSKLENHRSGFRTMPGTELKNEQTGETVYRPPQNPQNIADLMSNLELFINDDHIYDADILVKMAIIHFQFESIHPFYDGNGRTGRIINVLFLVLKHLLDSPVLYLSRYIVKHKSDYYRLLQKVREEEAWEEWILFMLDAVESTSRQTISIVESIKSSLLDYKHLIRAKHKFYSQDLINNLFYHPYTKIDFLMRDLNIGRLTAIKYLEALTEDGLLQKEKVGRSNYYINKALYEILTTAE, translated from the coding sequence ATGAGCAGCACACCAAGATTTCTTCCACCTGAAGTTGATTTAGAGACTAAGACAGTCCTAAGAAAAGCAGCATCAGCTCATCGTTATCTGGCAGAATTGAAGGGAATCTCTTCGAGCATCCCGAATCAATCCATTCTGATAAACACTCTTTCTCTTCAGGAAGCGAAAGATAGTTCTGAAATAGAAAACATCATCACCACCGCTGACGATCTTTATCGGGAAGAACTTTTCCCCCAGTTTGCCGAGAATGCTTCCGCAAAAGAAGTGAAAAACTACGCCTCTGCTCTAAAAGCGGGTTTCAAGCTTGTACGAGATAACTCCCTGTTAACCTCCAACATCATTATTGAAATTCACTCAAAGCTGGAAAATCATCGTTCAGGTTTTAGGACCATGCCTGGAACCGAACTGAAAAACGAACAAACAGGTGAAACTGTTTATAGGCCACCACAAAATCCCCAGAATATAGCTGATCTCATGAGCAATCTTGAGCTTTTCATCAATGATGACCACATATATGATGCCGACATTTTGGTGAAAATGGCTATCATCCACTTCCAGTTTGAGAGCATACACCCCTTTTATGATGGAAACGGGCGCACCGGACGTATAATCAACGTCTTGTTTTTAGTACTCAAACACTTGCTCGATTCTCCGGTTCTTTACCTGAGCCGTTATATCGTAAAACACAAAAGTGATTACTATCGGTTGCTCCAAAAAGTGCGTGAGGAAGAAGCTTGGGAGGAATGGATACTATTCATGCTGGATGCAGTGGAATCCACATCCCGTCAGACCATCTCAATTGTTGAATCCATCAAGTCTTCACTTCTTGACTACAAACATCTGATACGAGCCAAGCATAAATTCTATAGCCAGGACCTGATAAACAACCTGTTTTATCACCCTTATACGAAGATAGACTTTCTGATGCGGGATTTGAATATTGGCAGACTTACTGCCATCAAGTATCTTGAAGCCTTGACAGAAGATGGATTGCTTCAAAAAGAGAAAGTGGGAAGATCGAACTATTATATTAATAAAGCCCTTTATGAAATCTTGACCACAGCAGAGTAG
- a CDS encoding DEAD/DEAH box helicase — MMNPQRLKYSIGSLVSARGREWIVLPESTDELIILKPLGGSDDEITGILTALETVKPASFSLPDPSQLGDYQSCRLLRDALRLGFRNSAGPFRSFGRLAVDPRPYQLVPLIMALKLDPVRLLIADDVGIGKTIEACLIARELLDRGEISRFCVLCPPHLAEQWQTELSSKFHIDAKMVLASTVRKLERNCRANESIFEVYPHTVVSIDYIKSDRHKAEFLRTAPELIIVDEAHTSSFDDSRNSSRHQRYDLIKKLSQNPDRHMLLVTATPHSGKENAFRSLLSILNQDIANFPPDLTGTENQHYRRVIAQYFIQRRRADITNYLQEKTVFPSVETKEHHYNLSEPYRDLFEKALDYAREIVSDQTNSKHRQRVRWWSALALLRALASSPAAAAATMRNRSATLETESISEADELGRRLILDIDDHDTTDASDILPGSDSTSETDETTLSRRKLLAMAKAADALHGNQDAKMLGILPYLKDLIRDGFSPIIFCRFIQTAEYLAEQLRERLPKSIQIASITGLLPPEEREARVLEIAQFPSRILVCTDCLSEGINLQDHFDAVIHYDLSWNPTRHEQREGRVDRFGQPHPVVRTLTYYGRDNQIDGIVLDVLLRKHKQIKSSLGISIPVPADTEAVVEAIFEGLLLREQSGRGDQLLIDGFDELFKEDKQKLHNAWDLARDKEKRSQTMFSQMGLAARVDEIKSELDSIRDSIGSQLDIKSFVTQALTRYNAVIKEQNNSFQIDLSHVPTLVKESCGYLPDKIRVSFDLPVRDSELYLARTHPVVEGLADLVMSSALDAENPHSIAKRSGVIRTMAVTRKTTLLLFRYRFHLTQVFQDKTHRSLAEDYQMVAFTGTHENPEWLTDDEAKALLNAQVSDNVIPQQALTQIVRVIENFASLSPHINNFAHQRASELLASHLRVRDAAMLKRSQKPEIKPELPPDILGIYVYLPGSTSE; from the coding sequence ATGATGAACCCACAACGTTTGAAATACTCCATCGGTTCACTCGTCTCCGCCCGCGGCAGAGAGTGGATTGTATTGCCCGAATCCACAGATGAACTCATCATCCTGAAACCTCTCGGCGGCAGCGACGATGAGATCACCGGCATCCTGACCGCTCTGGAAACGGTAAAACCAGCCTCCTTCAGTTTGCCAGACCCTTCCCAGTTGGGAGATTACCAATCCTGTCGATTGCTGCGTGACGCGCTCAGGCTGGGTTTCCGAAACAGCGCCGGACCTTTCAGAAGCTTCGGCAGGCTGGCGGTTGACCCCAGACCCTACCAATTGGTGCCGCTGATAATGGCCTTAAAGCTTGATCCCGTGCGGCTTTTGATTGCCGACGACGTGGGAATCGGCAAAACCATCGAGGCTTGTTTGATTGCCAGAGAACTGCTGGACAGAGGTGAAATATCCAGGTTTTGCGTTCTCTGTCCCCCTCATTTGGCGGAGCAGTGGCAAACCGAGCTCAGCTCAAAATTCCACATCGATGCCAAGATGGTTTTGGCAAGCACGGTGCGTAAACTGGAGCGCAATTGCCGCGCCAACGAATCCATCTTCGAGGTCTATCCTCACACTGTGGTATCAATCGATTACATCAAAAGCGATCGCCACAAAGCCGAGTTCCTGCGCACTGCACCCGAGCTGATTATCGTGGACGAAGCTCACACTTCCAGTTTTGATGATTCCAGAAACAGTAGCCGGCATCAGCGCTATGACCTCATAAAAAAACTGAGCCAAAACCCTGACCGTCACATGCTTTTGGTAACCGCCACACCCCACTCTGGAAAAGAAAACGCCTTCAGGTCCCTTTTAAGCATTCTGAACCAAGACATTGCCAACTTCCCCCCAGATTTAACCGGAACAGAAAACCAGCATTATCGCCGCGTTATCGCCCAATATTTCATCCAGCGCCGCAGAGCGGATATCACAAACTACCTTCAGGAAAAGACTGTTTTCCCCAGCGTTGAAACGAAAGAACACCACTACAATCTCTCCGAGCCCTATCGAGATTTATTTGAAAAAGCCCTCGACTATGCCCGCGAAATTGTCTCCGACCAAACAAACAGCAAACACAGGCAACGCGTGCGTTGGTGGTCTGCTCTGGCTTTATTGCGCGCTCTGGCATCCAGTCCCGCTGCGGCAGCCGCGACGATGCGCAACCGCAGCGCCACTTTGGAGACAGAGTCCATCTCCGAAGCAGACGAACTGGGCAGACGCCTCATCCTGGATATTGACGATCATGACACAACCGACGCCAGCGACATCCTGCCTGGCAGCGATTCCACATCGGAAACTGATGAAACCACGCTCAGCCGCCGCAAACTTCTGGCAATGGCAAAAGCCGCCGACGCCCTGCACGGAAATCAAGACGCGAAGATGCTCGGTATTTTACCATATCTGAAAGATCTGATTAGGGATGGCTTCAGCCCCATCATTTTCTGCCGCTTTATCCAGACCGCGGAATACCTGGCGGAGCAACTGCGGGAACGCCTGCCAAAATCCATCCAGATTGCTTCCATAACCGGGCTTCTGCCACCGGAGGAACGCGAAGCCCGCGTCTTGGAGATTGCTCAATTCCCTTCCCGAATTCTGGTCTGCACAGATTGTCTTTCCGAAGGCATAAACCTCCAGGACCATTTTGACGCGGTCATTCATTACGACCTCAGTTGGAACCCAACCCGCCACGAACAGCGGGAAGGCAGGGTGGACCGTTTTGGTCAGCCCCACCCCGTCGTCCGCACGCTCACATATTATGGAAGGGACAATCAGATTGACGGCATCGTCCTGGACGTGCTTCTGCGAAAACACAAACAAATAAAATCCTCCCTGGGAATCTCCATCCCCGTCCCAGCCGACACCGAAGCCGTTGTGGAAGCCATCTTCGAAGGTCTTCTGCTGCGTGAACAATCCGGAAGGGGAGATCAGCTCCTCATCGACGGATTCGATGAACTCTTCAAAGAAGACAAACAGAAACTGCACAACGCCTGGGATCTTGCCAGGGACAAAGAAAAACGAAGCCAAACCATGTTTTCCCAGATGGGTCTTGCCGCCAGAGTGGATGAAATCAAATCCGAGCTCGATTCCATCCGGGATTCCATCGGCTCCCAGCTTGATATCAAAAGTTTCGTCACCCAGGCTCTAACACGCTACAACGCTGTGATTAAAGAACAAAATAACTCCTTCCAGATTGATCTGAGCCACGTCCCCACACTGGTGAAGGAAAGCTGCGGCTATCTGCCCGACAAAATCCGCGTCAGTTTCGATCTCCCTGTGCGGGATTCAGAACTCTATCTAGCCCGCACCCATCCTGTGGTTGAAGGTTTGGCAGACTTGGTGATGAGTTCTGCATTGGACGCCGAAAACCCCCATTCCATCGCCAAGCGCAGTGGAGTAATCCGAACCATGGCGGTTACACGAAAAACCACCCTCCTGCTCTTTCGATACCGCTTTCACCTCACTCAAGTTTTCCAGGATAAAACCCATCGCAGCTTGGCGGAAGATTACCAAATGGTGGCTTTCACTGGCACCCACGAAAACCCGGAATGGCTGACGGATGACGAAGCCAAAGCCCTGCTCAACGCGCAAGTCTCGGACAACGTTATTCCTCAACAGGCCCTGACCCAGATCGTACGTGTGATTGAAAACTTCGCGTCTCTCTCGCCCCATATTAATAACTTTGCCCACCAGCGCGCCTCCGAGCTGCTGGCTTCCCATCTAAGAGTGCGGGATGCGGCAATGCTGAAACGCTCACAAAAACCGGAAATAAAGCCCGAACTTCCACCGGATATTCTCGGCATATATGTTTATTTGCCTGGGAGCACAAGTGAGTAG
- a CDS encoding four helix bundle protein, with product MSNQSYQDLNVWQRAMTLAEKAYSITASFPKSEMFGLTNQIRRASASVPANIAEGWARHNKNEFAYFLRIAHGSLRELESHLILSSRIKLCDPISINPILEEITIISKQLLSFMRHLKGDKHA from the coding sequence ATGAGTAATCAATCCTATCAGGACCTTAACGTTTGGCAAAGAGCCATGACTCTGGCAGAAAAGGCATATTCGATCACTGCATCTTTTCCGAAAAGCGAGATGTTTGGGCTTACAAACCAAATCAGGAGAGCATCAGCATCTGTCCCAGCTAATATAGCAGAGGGCTGGGCAAGGCACAATAAAAACGAATTTGCTTATTTTCTCAGAATCGCACATGGAAGTTTGCGTGAGCTTGAATCTCACTTAATCCTATCTTCCCGAATTAAGTTATGCGATCCCATATCAATAAACCCTATCCTGGAGGAGATCACTATCATCAGCAAACAGCTTCTATCATTCATGCGACATCTCAAAGGTGATAAACATGCATAA